The following proteins are co-located in the Novosphingobium sp. 9U genome:
- a CDS encoding DUF1772 domain-containing protein has product MAGRQKVTRAFLWLAVLVGGPLLGAKLFDLLVLAGAWGANPPASLAMMPYGKAWPVDTGVFFIPFSAAMLIAGFGALAAGLRTPWRYRWMLCLPSIGILLLLILTVVAFWPMNAALYYHGMHSSKDTITDAQSIAMARWWVALDWLRVAGATAAFVAPLRALTLPWPQDVAPRDPLFVRLALMLAFMGVAAFVVWFVSNL; this is encoded by the coding sequence ATGGCAGGTCGGCAAAAGGTCACGCGAGCCTTCCTTTGGCTCGCAGTTCTGGTGGGCGGGCCGCTGCTCGGTGCAAAACTGTTCGATCTGCTAGTACTCGCGGGCGCTTGGGGCGCCAACCCTCCCGCTTCGCTAGCGATGATGCCTTACGGCAAGGCATGGCCGGTCGATACCGGCGTGTTCTTCATCCCGTTTTCCGCGGCGATGCTGATCGCCGGGTTTGGTGCGCTCGCCGCCGGCTTGCGTACGCCATGGAGATATCGCTGGATGCTGTGCCTTCCATCGATCGGCATCCTGCTGCTGCTCATCCTAACCGTGGTGGCGTTCTGGCCGATGAACGCAGCGCTCTACTACCATGGCATGCACTCGTCGAAGGATACGATCACCGACGCGCAGTCGATCGCCATGGCGCGGTGGTGGGTCGCACTGGATTGGTTACGGGTTGCAGGTGCGACCGCCGCATTCGTTGCGCCGCTGCGAGCGCTGACGCTGCCGTGGCCCCAGGATGTCGCGCCGAGAGATCCGCTCTTCGTGCGTCTTGCGCTTATGCTTGCCTTCATGGGCGTGGCAGCTTTTGTCGTATGGTTTGTATCGAACCTGTGA